In a genomic window of Plutella xylostella chromosome 16, ilPluXylo3.1, whole genome shotgun sequence:
- the LOC105391567 gene encoding DNA-directed RNA polymerase III subunit RPC10 — protein MLFCPTCANMLMVEEGPECGMRYACNTCPYIYNITKKVSARTYPKLKELDYIMGSAAAWENVDSTDAVCPKCSHGRAYFMQLQTRSADEPMTTFYRCCNHSCAHNWRD, from the exons atgttgtttTGTCCCACTTGTGCTAATATGCTCATGGTAGAAGAAGGGCCGGAGTGTGGTATGCGCTACGCATGCAACACGTGCccttacatttataatattactaaaaAGGTGTCAGCTCGCACATATCCAAAATTGaag GAACTGGACTATATTATGGGAAGCGCGGCTGCATGGGAGAATGTAGATTCAACTGATGCAGTATGTCCAAAGTGCAGCCACGGCCGGGCCTACTTCATGCAGCTACAAACACGTTCAGCCGATGAACCGATGACCACATTCTACCGCTGCTGCAACCACTCCTGTGCTCACAACTGGAGGGACTAG
- the LOC119690292 gene encoding threonylcarbamoyl-AMP synthase, whose product MELGKKLYTLSKLLVRYKTVPAKMKVDKMAPIIQCYDELAHVKAAEYLGSGRVIAVPTDTIYGLACSANCPTAIQRLYSIKGRDSAKPVAICVTSVQDLRKWGEASHLSDELLHSLLPGPVTLVLERTKHLDNPFLNPVSTKIGIRIPNHNFMNQVTKLFDGPVALTSANFSNEPSTLSIKEFKHLYGHLGAVFDGGLLSQGLEQNRTGSTVVDLALAGQYNIIRRGISYNSIVGILDRHGLKSASS is encoded by the coding sequence ATGGAACTTGGAAAAAAACTATATACCCTCAGTAAACTTTTGGTTAGATATAAAACGGTGCCAGCTAAGATGAAGGTTGATAAAATGGCACCTATAATACAGTGTTACGATGAGCTTGCTCATGTAAAAGCAGCAGAGTACCTCGGTAGTGGGCGAGTGATTGCTGTCCCCACGGATACTATCTACGGCCTGGCGTGCAGTGCCAACTGCCCCACGGCCATACAAAGACTGTACAGTATCAAAGGCAGAGATTCAGCCAAGCCTGTAGCTATTTGTGTCACATCTGTACAAGACCTAAGAAAGTGGGGTGAGGCTTCTCATTTGTCTGATGAGTTGCTGCACAGCCTGCTCCCTGGCCCTGTCACCCTGGTGCTGGAGAGGACTAAGCATCTTGATAACCCATTCCTAAACCCAGTTTCAACCAAGATTGGAATCAGGATACCTAACCACAACTTCATGAATCAAGTGACCAAGTTATTTGATGGCCCAGTTGCCCTGACTAGTGCCAATTTCAGTAATGAGCCTTCAACATTGTCAATAAAGGAATTTAAACATTTGTATGGACATTTAGGGGCAGTGTTTGATGGGGGACTTTTGAGCCAGGGTTTGGAACAGAACCGGACCGGCTCCACAGTGGTTGACTTGGCTCTAGCAGGtcaatacaatattataagaAGGGGTATTTCTTATAACAGCATTGTTGGTATCTTAGATAGACATGGACTTAAAAGTGCTAGTAGTTAA
- the LOC105391566 gene encoding mitochondrial inner membrane protease subunit 2, which produces MWLKNLFKSVVIGLPVGITLVDTVGYVARVEGISMQPVLNPESTNTDYVFLSRWAVRDFSVRRGDIISLVSPKDPNQKIIKRVVALQGDVVNTLGYKNQFVKVPEGHCWVEGDHTGHTLDSNTFGPISLGLINAKAVAIVWPPDRWQNLQSHLPANRKPVAHAI; this is translated from the coding sequence ATGTGGCTAAAAAACCTTTTCAAGTCCGTGGTTATCGGCTTACCAGTTGGCATAACCTTAGTCGACACCGTAGGTTATGTAGCCAGAGTCGAGGGCATATCAATGCAGCCGGTGCTGAACCCGGAGTCCACGAACACCGACTACGTGTTCCTGTCGCGATGGGCCGTCAGAGACTTCTCCGTGCGTCGTGGTGACATCATATCATTAGTTTCCCCTAAAGACCCTAATCAGAAGATAATCAAACGTGTCGTAGCTCTACAAGGGGACGTCGTCAACACTCTGGGATACAAGAACCAGTTTGTGAAGGTCCCTGAAGGCCATTGTTGGGTGGAAGGCGACCATACAGGCCATACTCTGGACAGCAACACCTTTGGTCCTATATCTTTAGGCTTGATCAATGCGAAAGCTGTGGCCATCGTGTGGCCGCCCGACCGATGGCAGAACTTACAGAGCCACTTGCCAGCTAACAGAAAACCTGTTGCCCATGCAATATAG
- the LOC119693846 gene encoding ataxin-7, which produces MAADFPYAGKIVSPVKCNEKPWDLWVSEIGHSSPRADDEAAAVFVSPADVDGKRRGARGKTRRRAGLHRLPRAAMPLHGLLPQADSLNAAVCHMCGATVKCSAVYRHLLESHSATEPIRPPPPPAPTVKLKPTHSRSRHKKEIAPPPPPVDILPVKMETSPIHTATAPLSRVVMPQPELQYLDEGSTSSGAAGELQVCVASGELPVVSIQDTDDLPLGENITDDIFAIMNSEGIQTADDITNSAEWKNIIRDIGNMQDINFSQPTDPVQSQELYTPVDTTGLSAYAIADTDLSSLQFAPNTSPMLSTVIDTNVLTAQALKPAAPAATPSKTPARAKTSKSKFSTREYSPNKHCGVAGADGRPCTRSLTCKAHALSLRRLVEGRAKPFDTLLAEHRAARDAPPAPLLVPAPLDLGAFTALTAEQQVNDIYASLLSVEASAGALPDAALSSLLGAPLPPDLLLPDDAEPPPLPEPAPVLPPAPAPAPAPAPAPAPAPLVPADVCWYATSPRPLALCTFNTAHAGGAITLGKRFATVRSNIKSSLSRSQCKAAGGASNNFYFGQSALSLSKTVHMNSASKASKPEVRRLVVACGRGSLNGHVRRLKPAKRPALDLGFALDPMLADEKC; this is translated from the coding sequence ATGGCCGCCGACTTCCCGTACGCCGGGAAGATAGTGTCGCCAGTGAAGTGTAACGAGAAGCCGTGGGACCTGTGGGTCAGCGAGATCGGGCACTCGTCGCCGCGCGCGGACGATGAGGCGGCCGCGGTGTTCGTGTCGCCCGCCGACGTGGACGGCaagcggcgcggcgcgcgcggcaagacgcggcggcgcgccggcCTGCACCGCCTGCCGCGCGCCGCCATGCCGCTGCACGGGCTGCTGCCGCAGGCCGACTCGCTCAACGCCGCCGTGTGCCACATGTGCGGCGCCACCGTCAAGTGCAGTGCCGTGTACAGACACTTACTCGAGTCCCACTCCGCCACCGAGCCCATCAGGCCCCCTCCCCCACCCGCGCCCACAGTCAAGCTCAAACCCACACACAGTCGGAGCAGACACAAAAAGGAAATCGCTCCCCCACCTCCCCCTGTAGATATTCTCCCAGTGAAAATGGAGACTTCCCCTATACACACTGCCACTGCCCCACTCTCGAGGGTAGTGATGCCTCAACCTGAACTACAGTACCTGGACGAGGGCAGCACGAGCTCCGGCGCGGCCGGTGAGCTGCAGGTGTGCGTGGCCAGTGGGGAGCTGCCTGTGGTCAGCATACAGGACACTGACGACCTGCCCCTCGGAGAAAACATCACAGATGACATCTTTGCCATCATGAATTCAGAAGGAATACAGACTGCAGACGACATCACCAACTCCGCCGAGTGGAAGAACATCATTAGAGATATAGGAAATATGCAAGATATAAACTTTTCACAACCCACTGACCCAGTGCAGTCACAGGAACTGTACACCCCCGTAGACACCACCGGGCTGTCTGCTTACGCGATAGCCGACACAGACTTATCTAGTTTACAATTTGCACCCAACACATCACCCATGCTATCGACTGTGATAGACACAAACGTACTGACTGCTCAAGCTTTAAAACCGGCGGCGCCGGCCGCGACGCCGAGCAAGACGCCGGCGCGCGCCAAAACCAGCAAGTCCAAGTTCTCGACGCGCGAGTACTCGCCCAACAAGCACTGCGGCGTGGCGGGCGCGGACGGACGGCCCTGCACGCGCTCGCTCACGTGCAAGGCGCACGCGCTGTCGCTGCGCCGCCTCGTGGAGGGCCGCGCCAAGCCCTTCGACACGCTGCTGGCGGAGCACCGCGCGGCGCGGGAcgccccccccgcgcccctgCTGGTCCCCGCGCCGCTGGACCTGGGCGCCTTCACCGCGCTCACCGCCGAGCAGCAGGTCAACGACATCTACGCGTCGCTGCTGAGCGTGGAGGCGAGCGCGGGCGCGCTGCCCGACGCCGCGCTGTCCTCGCTGCTGGgcgcgccgctgccgccggACCTGCTGCTGCCGGACGACGccgagccgccgccgctgcctgAGCCCGCGCCCGTGCTGCCTCCCGCCCCCGCCcctgcccccgcccccgcgcccgccccggcGCCCGCACCGCTCGTGCCCGCCGACGTGTGCTGGTACGCCACGAGCCCGCGCCCGCTCGCGCTGTGCACGTTCAACACGGCGCACGCGGGCGGCGCCATCACGCTCGGCAAGCGGTTCGCGACGGTGCGCAGCAACATCAAGTCGTCGCTGTCGCGCTCGCAGTGCAAGGCGGCCGGCGGCGCCTCCAACAACTTCTACTTCGGGCAGAGCGCGCTGTCGCTGTCCAAGACGGTGCACATGAACAGCGCCAGCAAGGCGAGCAAGCCGGAGGTGCGGCGGCTGGTGGTGGCGTGCGGCCGGGGCTCGCTCAACGGCCACGTGCGGCGCCTCAAGCCCGCCAAGCGCCCCGCGCTCGACCTCGGCTTCGCGCTAGACCCCATGCTGGCCGACGAGAAGTGCtag
- the LOC105391565 gene encoding RRP12-like protein, producing MGKFRSKMKGQTKGKRWLKGQSSNSNPKTQKYREMAKSRFFQENLGNTGLTQQAVSKHDAIMTYGHSTGKEKSVAENELTIAKEFENMSVRSGDEETETQYSHGSMKSFKTFQTFASDWSQCSNISFNKLLNKFDSNNAVHKEMLAILAAVTEVIKEQGGKETTTEYFAALMETLKATEGEEGLTATLTLLSMGIKSVPQAVLRKQFSDSAAVFTDILEKYAQSENGTLLRGVIGCISILLREQEYAAWGDSSTMKVFDAVLAFTLHSKPKVRKAAQHAVTSILRGSCFMIPSEDKKVKVPKLHPASNRTSEFCLSVLSPGALLAGPRAALHTLAHCRDLLPAFSREHIKSHCEAILSLMTHNNVYVKTCCLHTLHALLSAPKESSNLCASAAVQLTRALLAARPPADDAAQVLAWAATVQQAYCCLAGLDLNLCLPNLPTFVSICVSELWQADVADINSASTNALKAVLLDCVKPALADPVVFSKHKQHIETVFKTVGTGLDNPFNQAVKHVVLTIAVCFEIGNEKVAYILGPLLKKLNERRESHNFHNNKEVEYATGCAIKSMGPEFVFTAIPIRSDPDAINLERSWLLPVMKEKITNANLKFFATEILELATFCRKKSRELAQENDMPGSHTYELLCNQFWALLPSFCNNPQDIKDNFKAMARVLGNVLKDNPEFRLSVMQGLRKLVSAAIDKEGQEDVAELARFAKNYLPILLNIYMSPAKGSSAEGQRLAALETIQVYLIISDQSLREELFRNSLQQLETSTDNHAQRESILDVLRLLVLYQSCEQITDLFDKWVFPLCATVLEDPKKFKKTKKEKAEQTEKIDEEDVQKTQMKFKEKARLLEMEHKKAYRILEEIFKSDKESCKQFLTENHKKIKKLLVSSLNKVADSSKAARLRCIELLINRTPTLNAESKLLKSAIAECIVCTRDINSKCRQCAYNLINTIGNVLKDQEGGMDAFVTMLLSGLDAPLPRIAAATLKALASALYTFSEQMGLPRVQGLLETVAEKITTNNRDLVNSGMSFLKVYTKVLPTEVLAGSLPLIFRSLSGMTDDCKRHARMEIGYFLSRMIRKYGADTVEKLIPATDEVMLKRLRNIRKMENRKKRQKEGQKEQQSDAEPDTPIRGSKTLEDILADSDSDLDYMEDEEPRPKKKGKTQAWIQDDPENIVDLADVSASRKITATNPQHKKKALEVQSQKKKDGGFRTAADGRLIIADDGDDDDDDDEPRPSGDVDSDTDDTDKEDNAPPSALLKPGSKRRFEDILSIKSGRSGRSRASTAAAPSYKAGGKGIHRPLGSAASVASTAGTDYRSKKAKGDVKKKGKHDPYAYLPLSRKNLNKRTKATNAQQFKGVVKSKNKRSNVKAGKRK from the exons atggggaaattCAGGTCCAAAATGAAGGGTCAGACGAAGGGAAAAAGGTGGCTGAAAGGCCAGTCCTCCAATTCAAACCCCAAAACACAAAAATACCGTGAAATGGCAAAATCTAGATTTTTTCAGGAAAACTTGG GTAACACTGGTCTGACACAGCAAGCAGTGTCGAAGCACGATGCTATTATGACCTACGGACACAGCACAGGCAAAGAGAAGTCCGTAGCCGAAAATGAACTGACCATCGCCAAAGAATTTGAGAACATGTCGGTTAGATCTGGAGATGAGGAGACAGAGACACAGTACTCCCATGGTTCTATGAAGTCTTTCAAGACGTTTCAGACATTTGCATCAGACTGGAGCCAGTGTTCCAATATTAGTttcaataa GTTGCTGAACAAGTTTGACTCCAACAACGCTGTCCACAAGGAGATGCTGGCGATCCTCGCGGCCGTCACCGAGGTCATCAAGGAGCAGGGTGGCAAGGAGACCACCACAGAGTACTTTGCTGCCTTG ATGGAGACCCTAAAAGCCACAGAAGGCGAGGAAGGCCTCACAGCAACACTGACGCTTCTCTCCATGGGCATAAAGTCTGTCCCACAAGCAGTGCTACGCAAACAGTTCTCCGACTCAGCGGCAGTATTCACAGATATACTTGAGAAATACGCTCAGTCCGAGAACGGGACGTTACTGAGAGGTGTTATAGGTTGTATCTCGATACTGTTGAGAGAGCAGGAGTATGCGGCGTGGGGCGACTCGTCCACGATGAAGGTGTTCGATGCGGTGCTTGCGTTCACACTGCACTCTAAGCCTAAG GTGCGCAAGGCGGCGCAGCACGCGGTGACGTCCATCCTGCGCGGAAGCTGCTTCATGATCCCCTCGGAAGACAAAAAAGTCAAG GTGCCGAAACTCCACCCCGCGTCCAACCGTACCTCCGAGTTCTGTCTGTCCGTGCTGTCCCCCGGCGCGCTGCTGGCgggcccgcgcgccgcgctgcACACGCTCGCGCACTGCCGGGACCTGCTGCCCGCGTTCAGCAGGGAACACATCAAG TCGCACTGCGAGGCGATCCTGTCGCTGATGACCCACAACAACGTGTACGTGAAGACGTGCTGTCTGCACACTTTACACGCTCTGCTATCAG CTCCCAAAGAAAGCTCCAACCTCTGCGCCAGCGCGGCCGTGCAGCTGACCCGGGCGCTCCTGGCCGCGCGGCCCCCGGCTGATGACGCGGCGCAGGTGTTGGCCTGGGCAGCCACTGTGCAGCAAGCTTACTGTTGTTTAGCTGG CCTGGACCTGAACCTGTGCCTCCCGAACCTGCCCACGTTCGTGAGCATCTGCGTGTCGGAGCTGTGGCAGGCCGACGTCGCCGACATCAACTCCGCTTCCACCAACGCCTTGAAG GCGGTTCTCCTAGACTGCGTGAAGCCGGCCCTGGCAGACCCGGTCGTCTTCAGCAAGCACAAACAACACATCGAGACGGTGTTCAAGACTGTGGGGACAGGGCTGGATAACCCCTTCAACCAGGCTGTGAAACATGTTGTGTTGACTATTGCTGTTTGTTTTGAG ATCGGCAACGAAAAGGTGGCATACATCCTCGGCCCCCTCCTCAAGAAGCTGAACGAACGCCGCGAGAGCCACAACTTCCACAACAATAAAGAAGTTGAATACGCCACGGGATGCGCTATCAAATCCATGGGCCCAGAGTTCGTCTTCACCGCAATACCGATACGAAGCGACCCAGACGCCATCAACTTAGAACGAAGCTGGTTATTACCAGTTATGAAGGAAAAAATCACAAATGCTAACCTCAAATTCTTCGCCACAGAGATTTTGGAGCTGGCTACGTTTTGCAGGAAAAAATCCCGTGAACTGGCACAAGAGAATGATATGCCGGGCTCTCATACGTACGAGTTATTGTGTAATCAGTTTTGGGCCTTACTGCCGAGTTTTTGCAATAATCCGCAAGATATAAAGGATAATTTTAAAGCGATGGCGCGGGTTTTGGGTAATGTGTTGAAG GACAACCCAGAGTTTAGGTTATCCGTGATGCAAGGCCTCCGGAAGCTGGTCTCCGCCGCCATAGACAAGGAGGGGCAGGAGGACGTGGCAGAGTTAGCGCGGTTCGCCAAGAACTACCTGCCGATACTGCTGAATATCTACATGTCGCCGGCTAAGGGCAGCTCGGCGGAGGGGCAGAGGTTAGCTGCGTTGGAGACTATTCAG GTATACCTAATAATCAGCGACCAAAGCCTCCGAGAGGAGTTATTCAGAAACTCCCTCCAACAACTAGAGACATCTACCGACAACCACGCGCAACGAGAATCCATCTTAGACGTCCTACGACTACTAGTCCTATACCAGTCTTGCGAGCAAATCACAGACTTATTCGACAAATGGGTCTTTCCCCTATGCGCTACAGTTTTAGAAGACCCTAAAAAGTTTAAGAAGACGAAGAAGGAAAAAGCAGAACAGACAGAGAAGATAGATGAGGAAGATGTCCAAAAAACGCAGATGAAATTCAAGGAAAAGGCGAGGCTTCTTGAAATGGAGCATAAGAAAGCGTACAGGATTCTGGAAGAGATATTTAAGAGTGACAAGGAGAGTTGTAAGCAGTTTTTGACGGAGAATCACAAGAAGATTAAGAAGCTGTTGGTTTCCAGCTTGAATAAGGTCGCTGATAGCAGTAAAGCTGCTCGTCTGAG GTGCATAGAGTTGCTAATCAACCGCACACCCACCCTGAACGCTGAGAGCAAGCTACTCAAGAGCGCTATCGCAGAATGCATCGTCTGCACGCGCGACATCAACTCCAAGTGTCGCCAGTGTGCATACAACCTTATAAACACTATAGGGAATGTGTTGAAGGATCAGGAAGGTG GAATGGACGCATTCGTCACAATGCTCCTCTCAGGGCTCGACGCCCCGCTCCCCCGCATCGCCGCCGCCACCCTCAAGGCACTCGCGTCAGCCCTATACACCTTCTCAGAGCAGATGGGGCTGCCTAGAGTTCAGGGGTTGTTGGAGACTGTGGCGGAGAAGATCACCACCAATAATAGGGATTTGGTCAACTCTGGGATGAGTTTCTTGAAG GTATACACCAAAGTCCTCCCCACGGAGGTGCTGGCGGGCAGCCTGCCGCTCATCTTCCGCTCCCTGTCCGGCATGACGGACGACTGCAAGCGACACGCGCGCATGGAGATCGGATACTTCCTGTCCAG GATGATCCGCAAGTACGGCGCGGACACGGTGGAGAAGCTGATCCCGGCCACAGACGAGGTGATGCTGAAGAGGCTCCGGAACATCAGGAAGATGGAGAACAGGAAGAAACGGCAGAAGGAGGGACAGAA AGAACAACAATCAGACGCCGAGCCCGACACACCTATCCGCGGCAGCAAGACCCTCGAGGACATCCTCGCAGACAGCGACTCCGACCTCGACTATATGGAAGACGAGGAGCCGCGGCCCAAGAAGAAGGGCAAGACCCAGGCCTGGATCCAGGACGACCCGGAGAATATTGTGGACTTGGCTGACGTGTCGGCTAGTAGGAAGATTACAG CAACGAACCCGCAACACAAGAAGAAGGCGCTCGAAGTGCAATCTCAGAAGAAGAAGGACGGCGGGTTCCGCACCGCCGCCGACGGACGCCTGATCATCGCGGACGacggtgatgatgatgatgatgatgacgagcCCCGGCCCAGTGGGGACGTGGACAGTGATACAGATGATACAG ACAAAGAAGACAACGCGCCCCCCTCGGCCCTCCTCAAGCCGGGCTCCAAGCGGCGCTTCGAGGACATCCTGAGCATCAAGAGCGGGCGCTCCGGCCGCAGCCGCgcctccaccgccgccgccccgaGCTACAAGGCCGGCGGGAAGGGCATTCATAG ACCGCTCGGCTCAGCCGCGTCCGTGGCCTCCACGGCCGGCACCGACTACCGTTCCAAGAAGGCGAAGGGCGACGTGAAGAAGAAGGGCAAGCACGACCCCTACGCCTACCTGCCGCTGTCCCGGAAGAACCTTAACAAGAG AACTAAAGCTACAAACGCTCAGCAGTTCAAGGGAGTGGTGAAGTCTAAGAACAAGAGATCCAACGTGAAAGCAGGGAAGAGGAAGTAG